A genomic region of Noviherbaspirillum sp. L7-7A contains the following coding sequences:
- a CDS encoding lipoprotein-releasing ABC transporter permease subunit, which yields MSLKNLPFEWLVGLRYTRAGKRSARNSFISFISMISMAGIALGVAALIVVLSVMNGFQKEVRDRMLSVLAHIEVFDATGALPDWQQTAKEAFMDREVKGAAPYVAGQAMMTRDDTVRGVVVRGVLPQEEPKVSDVASQVKQGSFNDLRPGEFNIVLGLELARSMQARVGDRVTLIAPQGQVTPAGVIPRLKQFTVVGIFEAGHFEFDSSLAFMHLEDAEKMFRLSAPSGLRLRIADMQQAPQVAQDLSRILTGDVLIRDWSQQNRNWFAAVQTEKRMMFIILTLIIAVAAFNLVSTLVMTVTDKQADIAILRTLGSSPGSIMKIFMIQGALVGLIGTAIGVGGGVLVALNVDIIVPFIEHLLGVQFLPRDIYLISALPSDLRWPDVWTIGMVAVVLAFLATLYPSWRAARVRPAEALRYE from the coding sequence TTGAGTCTCAAGAACTTGCCGTTCGAATGGCTGGTCGGCCTGCGCTATACCCGCGCCGGCAAGCGCAGCGCGCGCAACAGTTTCATTTCCTTTATTTCCATGATCTCCATGGCCGGCATCGCACTGGGCGTGGCCGCGCTGATCGTGGTGCTGTCGGTGATGAACGGCTTCCAGAAGGAAGTGCGCGACCGCATGCTGTCGGTGCTGGCCCATATCGAGGTGTTCGACGCCACCGGCGCCTTGCCCGACTGGCAGCAGACCGCGAAGGAAGCCTTCATGGACCGCGAGGTCAAGGGTGCGGCGCCCTATGTCGCCGGACAGGCCATGATGACGCGTGACGACACCGTGCGCGGCGTGGTGGTGCGCGGCGTGCTGCCGCAGGAGGAGCCCAAGGTGTCGGATGTGGCGTCCCAGGTCAAGCAGGGCAGCTTCAATGACCTGCGGCCGGGTGAATTCAATATCGTGCTGGGGCTGGAACTGGCGCGCAGCATGCAGGCGCGGGTCGGCGACCGGGTCACGCTGATTGCGCCGCAGGGGCAGGTCACGCCGGCCGGCGTGATACCGCGCCTGAAGCAGTTCACGGTGGTCGGCATCTTCGAAGCGGGGCATTTCGAATTCGATTCCTCGCTGGCCTTCATGCATCTGGAAGATGCGGAAAAGATGTTCCGGCTGTCGGCGCCTTCCGGCCTGCGGCTGCGCATCGCTGACATGCAGCAGGCGCCGCAGGTGGCGCAGGACCTGTCGCGCATCCTGACGGGCGACGTGCTGATCCGCGACTGGTCCCAGCAGAACCGCAACTGGTTCGCCGCGGTGCAGACCGAGAAGCGCATGATGTTCATCATCCTGACCCTGATCATCGCGGTGGCCGCCTTCAACCTGGTGTCGACGCTGGTGATGACGGTGACCGACAAGCAGGCCGACATCGCCATCCTGCGCACGCTCGGCTCCTCGCCCGGCTCGATCATGAAGATCTTCATGATCCAGGGCGCGCTGGTGGGGCTGATCGGCACCGCCATCGGCGTGGGCGGCGGCGTGCTGGTGGCGCTGAACGTGGATATCATCGTGCCCTTCATCGAGCACCTGCTGGGCGTGCAGTTCCTGCCGCGCGACATCTACCTGATCAGCGCCTTGCCGTCCGACCTGCGCTGGCCGGATGTCTGGACCATCGGCATGGTGGCAGTGGTGCTGGCGTTCCTGGCAACCCTGTATCCGAGCTGGCGGGCGGCGCGGGTGCGCCCGGCCGAGGCGCTGCGCTATGAATGA